From one Lycium ferocissimum isolate CSIRO_LF1 chromosome 7, AGI_CSIRO_Lferr_CH_V1, whole genome shotgun sequence genomic stretch:
- the LOC132064871 gene encoding protein IRX15-LIKE-like: MKANSAKLIVFHPSLQKQGSGTTTITASPRIWFLVFLSFFTFAFALTFFTAKDTLPSTTKPSSTAVNSPLPASVFNALLHYASVNSTTVTSRMSTVELTTIATVLRRCKNPCNFLVFGLTHETLLWHSLNHNGRTVFVDESAYLVSKLEEKHPDIEAYDVQFTTKVSELHDLLDYTKEQIKGECKPVQNLLFSDCKLGINDLPNHIYDVAWDVILIDGPRGFSAKAPGRMTAIYTAGVFARSKKGKTHVFVHEIDRDVERICSEEFLCSENLVETKEILGHFVVEKMEANNRFEFCSVFDPSSSPKKV, translated from the coding sequence ATGAAGGCTAACAGCGCTAAGCTTATAGTTTTTCACCCTTCTCTACAGAAACAAGGATcaggaacaacaacaatcactGCTTCACCTCGTATTTGgtttcttgttttcctttcctttttcactTTCGCTTTTGCACTTACTTTCTTCACCGCTAAAGATACATTACCCAGTACCACAAAACCCTCTTCCACCGCCGTTAACTCTCCGTTACCGGCAAGTGTATTCAACGCGCTTCTTCACTATGCATCTGTTAACTCCACCACCGTTACTTCCCGTATGTCAACAGTGGAGTTGACCACAATCGCCACCGTACTCCGCCGTTGCAAAAACCCATGTAATTTCCTCGTATTTGGTCTCACACACGAAACTCTTCTATGGCATTCACTCAACCACAATGGACGTACTGTTTTTGTTGATGAAAGTGCTTATTTGGTCtctaaattagaagaaaaacaCCCCGATATCGAAGCTTATGATGTTCAGTTCACAACAAAAGTAAGTGAACTCCACGATTTGTTGGATTACACTAAAGAACAGATCAAAGGGGAATGCAAACCAGTGCAAAATCTTCTTTTTTCTGACTGTAAATTGGGCATTAACGATTTACCAAATCACATATATGACGTGGCGTGGGATGTGATTTTAATAGATGGGCCACGTGGATTTTCCGCTAAGGCTCCGGGAAGAATGACGGCGATATATACAGCTGGTGTATTTGCAAGGAGTAAAAAGGGTAAAACACATGTGTTTGTACACGAAATTGATAGAGATGTTGAAAGAATTTGCAGTGAAGAGTTTTTATGCAGTGAGAATTTGGTTGAAACGAAGGAAATATTGGGGCATTTTGTTGTGGAAAAAATGGAAGCTAATAATAGGTTTGAGTTTTGCTCTGTTTTTGATCCTTCTTCATCTCCAAAAAAAGTATGA